In the Kineosporiaceae bacterium genome, one interval contains:
- a CDS encoding patatin-like phospholipase family protein: MGYLDRVHAPGPKKLLALDGGGLRGALTVELLAGLEELLRRRTGAGADFVLADYFDYVAGTSTGAIIAACIAKGMSMHEIGLLYTEHGREMFDRSFLLKRFAHRYDSDRLREMLQLKLGTDTTMGDPALRTLLMMVLRNATTDSPWPLSNTPGARYNQPEHPDCNLRIPLWQLVLASTAAPTYFRPEAIDIGTQQFVFVDGGVTMYNNPAFQLFLMATLPEYGLGWATGEDQLLLVSVGTGTAAKADDRLQPRQMNLLYNAGSVPAALMAAALHQQDTLCRVLGRCRFGPVLDREIGDLIAPPGILESRLMTYVRYCPDLSARGLAALGLSDIRPEDVQRLDSVDHIDDLRRIGTVAARTYLKDEHFKGF, from the coding sequence ATGGGGTATCTGGATCGGGTTCACGCACCGGGTCCCAAGAAACTGCTCGCCCTGGACGGCGGCGGCCTGCGCGGAGCCCTCACCGTCGAGCTCCTCGCCGGTCTCGAGGAACTGCTGCGTCGCCGCACCGGGGCCGGGGCCGACTTCGTGTTGGCCGACTACTTCGACTACGTCGCGGGAACCAGTACCGGCGCGATCATCGCGGCCTGCATCGCCAAGGGGATGTCGATGCACGAGATCGGCCTGCTGTACACCGAGCACGGCAGGGAGATGTTCGACCGGTCGTTTCTGCTGAAGCGGTTCGCGCACCGCTACGACTCCGACCGGCTGCGAGAGATGTTGCAGCTGAAACTGGGCACCGACACCACGATGGGCGACCCCGCACTGCGCACGCTGCTCATGATGGTGCTGCGCAATGCCACCACCGACTCCCCGTGGCCGCTGAGCAATACGCCCGGTGCGCGCTACAACCAGCCCGAGCATCCCGACTGCAATCTGCGAATCCCGTTGTGGCAGCTGGTCTTGGCCAGCACGGCGGCGCCGACCTACTTCCGGCCCGAGGCCATCGACATCGGCACGCAGCAGTTCGTGTTCGTGGACGGCGGGGTCACGATGTACAACAACCCCGCGTTTCAACTGTTCCTGATGGCCACCCTGCCCGAGTACGGCCTCGGCTGGGCCACCGGCGAGGACCAGCTGCTGCTGGTCTCGGTCGGCACGGGAACGGCCGCCAAGGCGGACGACCGGTTGCAGCCGCGCCAGATGAATCTGCTCTACAACGCCGGCTCGGTGCCGGCGGCGCTCATGGCCGCCGCACTGCACCAACAGGACACGTTGTGCCGGGTGCTGGGTCGGTGCCGGTTCGGACCCGTGCTCGACCGCGAGATCGGTGACCTCATCGCGCCGCCCGGAATCCTCGAGTCGAGGCTCATGACGTACGTGCGGTACTGCCCGGACCTGTCCGCTCGGGGGCTGGCGGCGCTCGGACTGTCCGACATCCGACCTGAGGACGTCCAGCGTCTCGACAGCGTCGACCACATCGACGACCTGCGGCGCATCGGCACCGTCGCCGCCCGGACGTACCTGAAGGACGAGCACTTCAAGGGGTTCTGA
- a CDS encoding DUF4071 domain-containing protein has product MTDEPSVLRPICFVLMPFGTKQDENHRTINFDTVFTAIIEPAVTAAGMDCIRADAETVGGIIHKPMFERLWFCEFAVADLTTANANVFYELGVRHALRPFTTVLISAQGSPLPFDLGPVRRAHAYHLDDAGSPTMTHNDVAALTEQLRAVSSSVKRSIDSPVYQLLAGLGDWQAPDPDEVDAFHDRMAQVEELRQQLHAASDTAEYAGTEAAKVELISFESRLGKLEATTLGLAAELLLAYRGVEAYEEMIALVARLPEQMSRLPMIREQYALALNRSGDPSKAIRVLGTLIRERGPSSETCGILGRVHKDRWEAELTAGRTAAAEGHLERAIDTYVQGFEVDWRDYYPGINAVELMTLRDPDDPRIATLLPVVRYSAERAVEASPDYWGQATMLELAILANDVDDAQRRLGRALAASHDQMMIASTTASLRRVLAAKRQVGDDMSWLEAIVDQLSAAGRG; this is encoded by the coding sequence ATGACCGATGAGCCGAGCGTGCTGCGTCCGATCTGTTTCGTGCTGATGCCGTTCGGCACGAAGCAGGACGAGAATCACCGGACGATCAACTTCGACACGGTGTTCACGGCGATCATCGAACCGGCGGTCACGGCCGCCGGGATGGACTGCATCCGGGCCGACGCCGAGACGGTCGGTGGCATCATTCACAAGCCGATGTTCGAACGCCTGTGGTTCTGTGAGTTCGCCGTGGCGGATCTGACCACCGCGAACGCCAACGTGTTCTACGAGCTCGGGGTCCGGCATGCCCTGCGTCCGTTCACCACGGTGCTCATCTCGGCGCAGGGTTCACCGTTGCCCTTCGATCTCGGGCCGGTTCGCCGGGCCCACGCCTATCACCTGGACGACGCCGGCTCACCGACCATGACCCACAACGACGTCGCGGCGCTCACCGAGCAGCTACGCGCGGTGTCGTCGTCCGTCAAGCGGTCGATCGACAGCCCCGTCTACCAGTTGCTCGCTGGTCTGGGCGACTGGCAGGCACCCGATCCGGACGAGGTGGACGCCTTTCACGATCGGATGGCGCAGGTCGAGGAGTTGCGCCAGCAGTTGCACGCCGCCTCGGACACGGCCGAGTACGCGGGCACCGAGGCCGCCAAGGTGGAGTTGATCAGCTTCGAGTCCCGACTCGGCAAGCTGGAGGCCACCACGCTCGGCCTGGCGGCCGAGCTGCTGCTCGCCTACCGGGGTGTGGAGGCGTACGAGGAGATGATCGCCCTCGTCGCGCGCCTACCCGAGCAGATGTCGCGACTGCCGATGATCCGGGAGCAGTACGCCCTGGCGCTGAACCGGTCCGGCGACCCGAGCAAGGCCATCCGTGTGCTCGGCACGCTCATCCGCGAGCGCGGTCCGAGCAGCGAGACGTGCGGGATCCTCGGCCGAGTCCACAAGGACCGCTGGGAGGCTGAGCTGACAGCGGGCCGGACCGCTGCAGCGGAAGGACATCTCGAGCGCGCCATCGACACCTATGTTCAGGGTTTCGAGGTCGATTGGCGCGACTACTACCCCGGCATCAACGCCGTCGAGCTCATGACCCTGAGGGACCCGGACGACCCGCGCATCGCCACGCTGCTGCCCGTCGTCCGGTACAGCGCCGAGCGTGCCGTCGAGGCCTCACCCGACTACTGGGGCCAAGCGACCATGCTCGAACTGGCCATCCTGGCCAACGATGTGGACGACGCCCAACGCCGGCTGGGCAGGGCACTGGCGGCCTCACACGACCAGATGATGATCGCCTCGACCACCGCCAGCCTGCGTCGCGTGCTCGCCGCGAAACGGCAGGTGGGCGACGACATGTCCTGGCTCGAAGCGATCGTCGATCAGTTGTCCGCGGCGGGAAGGGGGTGA